A region from the Caldicellulosiruptor naganoensis genome encodes:
- a CDS encoding flagellar brake protein → MQRIFKEGDKIQIVKIDRRTWEEKDVQYVSKIADIKDEYFYIFTPIREGIYATFYIDEIVRIYKVMPDGVWMFDGVIEDRFREPEYMIKVRQISDIWKIQRRMFFRLPINLDIFVKLLDSQEGEVNGGLQNGFSEGKIVKALTKDISGGGVCFLTQEEFNIHDIILTKIPIENEELVLKAQILRKERIEHHIYRFMYGSKFIEAKQNEIDKIVRFIFKEQQRMRRKGLL, encoded by the coding sequence ATGCAAAGAATTTTTAAAGAGGGAGATAAGATTCAAATTGTCAAAATAGACAGGCGTACCTGGGAAGAAAAGGATGTGCAGTATGTCTCCAAAATTGCCGATATAAAAGATGAATATTTTTATATATTCACACCTATAAGAGAAGGCATATACGCGACATTTTACATTGACGAAATTGTAAGGATATACAAGGTAATGCCAGATGGTGTATGGATGTTTGATGGCGTAATTGAAGATAGATTCAGAGAGCCAGAATACATGATAAAAGTCAGACAAATATCTGACATTTGGAAGATTCAAAGACGAATGTTTTTCAGACTGCCTATAAACTTAGATATATTTGTAAAATTGTTAGATTCTCAAGAAGGTGAAGTAAATGGAGGTCTCCAAAACGGCTTTTCAGAGGGAAAAATAGTAAAGGCACTGACAAAGGATATCAGTGGTGGAGGGGTTTGTTTTTTAACTCAAGAAGAATTTAATATACATGACATTATATTGACAAAAATTCCTATTGAGAATGAAGAGCTTGTATTAAAAGCTCAAATCTTAAGGAAAGAGAGAATAGAACATCACATTTATAGATTCATGTATGGCTCCAAATTTATAGAGGCAAAACAAAATGAGATAGACAAGATTGTAAGATTTATATTCAAAGAGCAACAAAGG
- the flhF gene encoding flagellar biosynthesis protein FlhF, with protein sequence MKIKRYLAHDMQEALIRIKADLGKDAVILFTKKVRQKGLFGFFKKPLIEVTAACEDEKFIKKEEENKKTENLALSFQISQIKELEKKIESLEKTIKEAIKETTVLPETKESSKKNFLDVMRENLKRNGVEDEILDELLSKVSRDDSINNIVNNMYKEIKNMLGMPWSLNLASKQPQVVFFVGPTGVGKTTTIAKIAAKLMFEEGKKVGFITADTYRIAAVEQLKTYAEIMNIKTKVWYEVDEYDQIIKSFDDSDIILVDTAGRSHKNQEHMDELKAFVKKASPDEVFLLLSATTQPTIFKEIVNSYSFIEDYKVIITKVDEVSNYGNILNIRHYTKKPIAYVTTGQNVPDDIQQFNPEHFAKLIIGSKVL encoded by the coding sequence ATGAAGATAAAAAGGTATTTGGCGCATGATATGCAGGAAGCTCTGATTAGAATAAAAGCAGATTTAGGCAAGGATGCGGTGATTCTTTTTACAAAGAAGGTGAGACAAAAGGGATTATTTGGTTTTTTTAAAAAACCGCTTATAGAAGTGACTGCAGCCTGCGAGGATGAAAAGTTTATAAAAAAAGAGGAAGAAAACAAAAAAACAGAAAATTTAGCACTTAGTTTTCAGATCAGTCAAATAAAAGAGCTTGAAAAGAAGATAGAGTCTTTAGAAAAGACTATAAAGGAGGCTATAAAAGAAACAACTGTACTACCTGAGACAAAAGAATCTTCTAAAAAGAATTTTTTGGATGTGATGCGAGAGAATTTGAAAAGAAATGGTGTAGAAGATGAAATCTTAGACGAGCTTTTGTCGAAAGTCAGCAGGGACGATTCTATAAATAATATAGTAAACAATATGTACAAAGAAATAAAAAACATGTTAGGAATGCCTTGGAGTTTAAACCTTGCTTCAAAACAACCTCAGGTTGTGTTTTTTGTAGGACCGACCGGTGTTGGAAAAACAACAACAATTGCCAAAATTGCAGCAAAGCTCATGTTTGAAGAGGGCAAAAAGGTAGGATTTATCACAGCTGACACGTATAGAATAGCTGCTGTTGAGCAGCTAAAGACTTACGCTGAGATTATGAACATAAAAACAAAGGTGTGGTACGAGGTAGACGAATATGACCAGATCATAAAGAGTTTTGACGACTCTGATATTATACTTGTTGACACAGCAGGAAGAAGTCATAAAAATCAAGAGCATATGGATGAGCTAAAAGCTTTTGTAAAAAAAGCCAGCCCTGACGAGGTATTTTTGCTTTTGAGTGCTACAACTCAGCCGACCATTTTTAAAGAGATTGTAAACTCATATTCGTTTATAGAAGATTATAAAGTCATAATAACAAAGGTTGATGAGGTATCAAATTATGGAAATATACTAAATATCAGACATTACACAAAAAAACCTATTGCCTATGTTACAACAGGACAGAATGTTCCAGATGATATACAGCAATTCAACCCAGAGCATTTTGCAAAACTCATAATAGGGAGTAAGGTTTTATGA
- the flhB gene encoding flagellar biosynthesis protein FlhB, translating into MRLVFDIQLFADTATKTEKATPRKRQEARKRGMVAKSREVTSAFVLLISVLILKFGYSLFVYPLRDYSKYFFSNLNYNIQDVADASKLFASIITITLKLVLPFCLAVMSIGILVEWMQSGFLVTSESLKISFQKINPIEGFKRIFSVNSIVELIKSILKILIIGYTGYLYTKTFANKLLEMYDMSLISVIKFSFDSAINLILWMSVMFFGLAAIDYVFQKFQYEKNLMMTKEELKEEFKQTEGNPQIKSRIRERQRKISLQRMFQQLPKADVVITNPTHYAVALLYEPEKFDAPRVIAKGKDYIAQKIKQEAKKYGIEIVENEDLARSLYNMCEVGDFIPPELYQAVAEVLAYVYSLKNNYQKVNIR; encoded by the coding sequence GTGAGATTAGTTTTTGATATTCAACTGTTTGCGGACACTGCTACCAAGACAGAAAAAGCGACCCCTCGTAAAAGACAAGAGGCAAGAAAACGCGGAATGGTAGCAAAAAGCAGAGAGGTTACCTCTGCTTTTGTTTTACTTATAAGCGTTCTTATTTTGAAATTTGGTTATTCTCTTTTTGTCTATCCGCTAAGAGACTATAGCAAGTACTTTTTTAGCAATTTGAATTATAATATCCAAGATGTAGCTGATGCAAGTAAACTTTTTGCAAGCATAATAACCATTACATTGAAGCTGGTTCTTCCTTTCTGTCTTGCTGTGATGAGTATAGGGATTTTAGTTGAATGGATGCAGAGTGGTTTTTTAGTTACAAGTGAGTCATTAAAAATAAGCTTTCAAAAGATAAATCCTATTGAAGGATTTAAAAGGATATTCTCTGTTAACTCTATAGTTGAACTTATAAAGTCAATTCTAAAAATACTAATAATTGGATATACAGGTTATCTATACACAAAGACGTTTGCAAACAAACTACTTGAAATGTATGATATGAGTTTGATTTCGGTAATCAAGTTCTCCTTTGACTCAGCAATAAACCTCATTTTATGGATGTCAGTAATGTTCTTTGGGTTGGCAGCAATAGATTATGTTTTCCAAAAATTTCAATATGAAAAGAATCTCATGATGACCAAGGAAGAGCTCAAGGAAGAGTTTAAGCAGACAGAGGGAAATCCACAGATAAAGTCAAGGATAAGAGAAAGGCAGAGAAAAATTTCTCTTCAGAGGATGTTTCAACAGCTTCCGAAAGCAGATGTTGTGATAACAAACCCTACACACTATGCTGTTGCCCTTTTGTATGAACCAGAAAAGTTTGATGCGCCAAGGGTGATTGCAAAAGGGAAAGATTACATAGCTCAAAAGATTAAACAGGAAGCAAAAAAGTATGGAATTGAGATTGTGGAGAACGAGGACTTAGCCAGAAGCCTTTACAATATGTGCGAGGTTGGTGATTTTATTCCGCCTGAGCTTTATCAGGCAGTGGCAGAAGTTTTGGCATATGTTTACAGTCTGAAGAACAACTATCAGAAGGTGAATATAAGATGA
- the fliP gene encoding flagellar type III secretion system pore protein FliP (The bacterial flagellar biogenesis protein FliP forms a type III secretion system (T3SS)-type pore required for flagellar assembly.): MKKRFLYILSTGLIILIIAFCKIETAFATASFSLNLGDMNNPKDVSSAIQLIIFFTLLTLAPSILIMMTSFTRILIVLGFVRNALGTQQMPPNQILIGLALFLTFFIMAPVGQKIYTQSYQPYIKGEITSQEALKRAEVPLREFMLKNTRKKDLDLFVKLSNVNPNTDVRKLPLRVVIPAFIISELKSAFEMGFIIYVPFLIIDMVVASILMSMGMLMIPPVMISLPFKILLFILVDGWGLVVESLVRSFK, from the coding sequence GTTTCTTTATATTTTATCGACAGGTTTGATTATTTTGATAATAGCTTTTTGCAAAATTGAAACAGCATTTGCAACAGCAAGTTTTAGCCTGAATTTGGGTGATATGAACAATCCCAAGGATGTATCGTCAGCCATACAGCTTATAATATTTTTCACTCTCCTTACTTTAGCACCGTCAATTCTTATTATGATGACATCCTTTACAAGAATATTGATTGTGCTGGGGTTTGTGAGAAATGCCTTAGGTACACAACAAATGCCACCAAACCAGATTTTAATTGGTCTTGCACTGTTTTTGACATTCTTTATAATGGCACCTGTGGGCCAGAAGATTTATACACAGAGTTATCAGCCGTACATAAAAGGTGAGATTACATCCCAAGAAGCACTTAAAAGAGCTGAAGTACCACTTAGAGAGTTTATGCTTAAAAATACTCGCAAAAAAGATTTAGACCTTTTTGTGAAACTAAGCAATGTAAATCCAAACACAGATGTTAGGAAATTGCCTTTAAGAGTTGTAATTCCAGCCTTTATTATAAGCGAGCTTAAAAGTGCGTTTGAGATGGGATTTATAATTTATGTGCCGTTTTTGATAATTGATATGGTTGTTGCAAGTATATTGATGTCTATGGGAATGCTTATGATTCCACCTGTTATGATTTCTCTACCATTTAAGATTTTGCTTTTTATACTTGTTGATGGTTGGGGGCTTGTTGTTGAATCTCTTGTTAGAAGTTTCAAATAA
- a CDS encoding MinD/ParA family protein, whose amino-acid sequence MRDQAQGLRNLVKKANTFEKQIQDLNNSSRVVTITSGKGGVGKTNLTVNLAIALKKLGINVLIIDADLGLSNVEVLLGTSPKYTVKDVLEGKREIMSIVEEGPNGIKFISGGSGIVDLANLDEERLLRLIECAETINKYFDIVLVDTGAGISKNVMEFVMMSDEVIVITTPEPTSITDAYAIIKAIIVRDFDHKIYILVNRVQNSKEAEEIFYRLSGVIKRFLQREVQYIGYIEENVIVSKSVIKQVPFMISYEKSSVSKQVESIAKKLVYDTDTLEKDSQRGFARFIENIIKKFKEQ is encoded by the coding sequence ATGAGAGACCAGGCACAAGGCTTGAGGAATCTTGTCAAGAAAGCAAATACTTTTGAAAAGCAGATCCAAGATTTAAATAATAGCTCAAGAGTGGTTACAATTACAAGTGGGAAGGGTGGAGTTGGCAAGACTAATCTGACTGTAAATTTAGCTATTGCTTTGAAAAAACTAGGTATTAATGTATTGATAATAGATGCAGATTTAGGGCTTTCAAATGTTGAAGTACTTCTTGGAACATCGCCAAAATATACTGTTAAAGATGTGTTAGAAGGAAAAAGAGAGATAATGTCAATAGTTGAAGAAGGACCAAATGGAATTAAATTTATCTCTGGTGGTTCAGGAATTGTTGATCTTGCTAATTTGGACGAGGAAAGGCTTTTGAGGCTAATTGAGTGTGCAGAAACCATCAATAAGTACTTTGATATTGTACTGGTTGATACTGGTGCTGGCATTTCTAAAAATGTAATGGAATTTGTGATGATGTCTGATGAGGTAATTGTAATCACAACGCCTGAGCCAACTTCAATAACTGATGCATATGCCATAATAAAAGCTATAATTGTGAGAGATTTTGACCACAAAATATATATTTTGGTAAATAGAGTACAAAATTCTAAAGAAGCTGAAGAGATTTTTTACAGGTTAAGTGGGGTTATAAAAAGATTTTTGCAAAGGGAAGTACAATATATAGGATATATAGAGGAAAATGTCATTGTATCAAAATCTGTTATCAAGCAGGTACCATTTATGATATCGTATGAAAAGAGTAGTGTCTCAAAGCAGGTCGAAAGCATTGCAAAAAAGCTTGTCTATGACACAGATACCTTAGAGAAAGATTCTCAAAGGGGTTTTGCAAGATTCATAGAAAACATCATCAAAAAGTTTAAGGAGCAATAA
- the fliQ gene encoding flagellar biosynthesis protein FliQ gives MDTSVVLEIARQAILTAFYIAGPILIVSMIVGIVISILQATTQINEQTLTFVPKLIAIALSLLIFGQWMITKAVEFTRYLLTNINQFVK, from the coding sequence ATGGACACATCGGTTGTTTTAGAGATTGCAAGGCAGGCTATTTTAACAGCATTCTATATCGCAGGGCCAATTTTGATTGTATCTATGATTGTTGGAATAGTTATCTCAATTTTGCAAGCAACAACACAGATTAATGAACAAACTCTTACGTTTGTGCCAAAACTTATTGCAATTGCACTTTCTCTTTTGATATTTGGACAGTGGATGATCACAAAGGCTGTAGAGTTTACAAGGTATCTTTTAACAAATATAAATCAATTTGTAAAGTAA
- the flhA gene encoding flagellar biosynthesis protein FlhA: MNFGGATISIFAIVIILAMILPIPPSLLDILIAVNLALALVIFLNSINIKEALDFSVFPSLLLFTTLFRLSLNISTTRQILTGQGESVRIVYTFGNFVIGGNIVVGVIIFFIIIIIQFIVITRGAERVSEVAARFTLDAMPGKQMAVDADLNAGIITEEEAKIRRNKIQKEADFYGAMDGASKFVKGDAIAAILITFINALGGLIIGVAMRGEDVTEAIQKYLLLSVGDGIAAQIPALLISTATGIVVTKAADESKLSDNLIRQLFEYHPKVLYTVGGILAILALIPTMPKLSLFILSGTMISMGLRMNSSLKKLETMEVEKTEEKEIEELRKPENVMNLLYVDPIEVEFGYGIIPLADKDQGGDLLERVVMIRRQLALELGIIVPTIRLRDNISLKPYEYKINIKGVEVARAELMSDSLLAINPGFVTEEIQGIPTKEPAFGLDAIWIPSSMKEKAEMAGYTVVDLPSVIATHLTEIIRRHAHELLTRQDVQKLIDNVKETNPVLVDELIPKLMTVGEIQKVLANLLKERISIRDMVTILETLADWAPTTKDVDILTEYVRQAMARYITKKYVSGNTLEAVTLSPEVEETIMNSIQKTEQGSFINLPPDYVQKLINNLSNILEKLLSTSSQPIVICSPIVRIYFRRLIENIFPDVVVLSYNEILPNVQIKTIGMVEV, translated from the coding sequence ATGAATTTTGGAGGTGCTACAATTTCTATATTTGCAATAGTGATAATCTTGGCTATGATACTTCCTATTCCGCCAAGCTTGCTTGACATTTTGATAGCTGTAAACCTTGCACTTGCACTTGTTATTTTTCTAAACAGTATAAATATAAAAGAAGCTTTGGACTTTTCTGTATTTCCATCGCTTCTTTTGTTTACGACACTGTTCAGGCTCTCTCTAAATATTTCAACAACACGGCAGATATTGACCGGACAAGGAGAGAGTGTAAGAATTGTATATACATTTGGGAACTTTGTCATTGGTGGTAACATTGTAGTTGGTGTTATAATATTTTTCATAATTATCATCATCCAGTTCATTGTAATAACAAGAGGTGCAGAAAGAGTTTCAGAGGTTGCAGCAAGGTTTACACTTGATGCTATGCCAGGAAAGCAAATGGCAGTCGATGCTGATTTGAATGCTGGGATTATAACCGAAGAAGAGGCGAAAATTCGAAGAAATAAAATACAAAAAGAGGCTGACTTTTACGGTGCAATGGATGGTGCGAGCAAGTTTGTCAAGGGTGATGCAATTGCTGCTATTTTAATTACATTTATAAATGCACTCGGTGGACTTATAATTGGTGTTGCGATGAGAGGAGAAGATGTCACAGAGGCTATACAGAAGTATCTTTTGCTTTCTGTTGGTGATGGGATTGCTGCACAAATTCCAGCTCTTTTGATATCAACTGCAACAGGTATTGTGGTAACGAAAGCAGCCGATGAGAGCAAGCTTTCTGATAACTTAATCCGGCAGCTTTTTGAGTATCATCCAAAAGTGCTCTATACTGTAGGGGGAATTTTAGCGATATTAGCGCTAATTCCTACTATGCCAAAATTATCTTTGTTTATTTTATCTGGTACCATGATATCAATGGGATTAAGAATGAATTCAAGCTTGAAAAAGCTTGAAACAATGGAGGTTGAAAAAACAGAGGAAAAGGAAATTGAAGAGCTAAGAAAACCTGAAAATGTAATGAATCTTTTATATGTTGACCCTATTGAGGTTGAATTTGGATACGGTATAATTCCTCTTGCAGACAAAGACCAAGGTGGAGACCTTCTTGAGCGTGTTGTCATGATAAGAAGACAGCTTGCACTTGAGCTTGGGATAATTGTCCCAACCATTAGACTTCGAGACAATATTTCTCTAAAACCATATGAATACAAAATAAATATAAAAGGTGTAGAAGTTGCAAGGGCAGAGCTTATGAGCGACAGTCTTCTTGCTATAAATCCGGGGTTTGTGACAGAGGAAATACAGGGCATTCCTACAAAAGAGCCTGCCTTTGGCTTAGATGCCATTTGGATACCTTCTTCAATGAAAGAAAAAGCTGAGATGGCAGGTTATACAGTTGTCGACCTTCCCTCTGTTATAGCAACCCATCTTACCGAGATAATAAGGCGCCATGCGCATGAGCTTTTGACAAGGCAGGATGTGCAAAAGTTAATTGACAATGTGAAAGAAACAAACCCTGTCCTGGTAGATGAGCTTATTCCAAAGTTGATGACTGTAGGTGAGATACAGAAAGTTTTAGCAAATCTTTTGAAAGAGCGAATTAGCATAAGAGACATGGTGACAATCTTAGAGACACTTGCTGACTGGGCTCCAACCACAAAGGATGTAGACATCCTGACTGAGTATGTCAGACAAGCAATGGCAAGGTATATTACAAAGAAATATGTCTCGGGCAATACATTGGAAGCTGTAACACTTTCACCTGAGGTAGAAGAGACCATTATGAATTCGATTCAAAAAACTGAACAAGGCAGTTTCATAAATCTTCCTCCAGATTACGTCCAAAAACTCATTAACAATCTTAGCAATATTCTCGAAAAGCTTTTAAGTACATCTTCACAGCCTATTGTAATCTGTTCACCAATTGTTAGAATTTATTTTAGGAGACTTATTGAAAATATCTTTCCAGATGTTGTTGTTCTCTCGTATAATGAGATTTTACCAAATGTTCAGATAAAAACTATTGGGATGGTGGAAGTCTGA
- the fliR gene encoding flagellar biosynthetic protein FliR, with the protein MEEVFGYLLNSSYVFFLILARMSGIFIASPIFGRRNIPAYFKIGFAFFLSIIVMLSYNFSYTIPQNLIEFVLEVAKEFVVGLVIGFISYMIFSAILLAGQIIDNAIGFGMANVIDPLSEIQVPLLGNFLYLYMLVVFFATDNHHILIRAVVYSYKIVPLGYSSILPQISQKFITFFIELFVIGIEISLPILMSMLVVDIILGILSRAVPQMNVFMVGLPIKIAIGFLVLVIVLPIMNKMIFVLLDKLSIYTYEALRGGFK; encoded by the coding sequence ATGGAAGAGGTTTTTGGCTATCTTTTGAATAGTTCATATGTATTTTTTCTCATATTGGCGCGCATGAGTGGAATTTTTATTGCATCGCCCATATTTGGAAGGAGAAACATCCCTGCATATTTCAAAATAGGTTTTGCATTTTTCTTAAGCATTATTGTTATGCTATCCTATAATTTTAGCTATACCATTCCTCAAAATCTCATAGAATTTGTCTTAGAGGTTGCTAAGGAATTTGTTGTTGGACTTGTAATAGGGTTCATATCATATATGATATTTTCTGCTATTCTTCTTGCAGGGCAAATTATTGACAATGCAATTGGTTTTGGAATGGCAAACGTGATTGATCCCTTAAGTGAGATTCAAGTGCCATTGTTGGGGAACTTTTTATATTTATACATGCTTGTTGTATTCTTTGCAACAGATAATCACCACATTTTGATAAGGGCAGTTGTATATAGTTATAAAATAGTACCATTGGGTTATTCCAGCATTTTACCTCAAATTTCGCAAAAGTTCATAACATTTTTTATAGAGCTCTTTGTAATTGGAATAGAGATTAGCTTACCTATCTTGATGAGTATGCTTGTAGTTGACATAATACTTGGAATATTGTCAAGAGCAGTGCCACAAATGAATGTGTTTATGGTAGGGTTGCCAATCAAGATTGCAATCGGATTTTTGGTGCTTGTGATAGTTCTTCCTATTATGAACAAGATGATTTTTGTCTTGCTTGACAAGCTCAGCATCTATACATATGAAGCCTTGAGAGGGGGCTTTAAGTGA